The Neomonachus schauinslandi chromosome 14, ASM220157v2, whole genome shotgun sequence genomic interval TTAAGGGTTAATTTTTAAGTCCTCAAAACTTCCCAAGCTGAAGATGCTACATTGATTTTAGAAGTCATTTATTAGAGATAAATtgagtcttttaaaaactaacaagTTGTTGACATTCATGGAACTGAATTAGATTGAACACCCACTAGATGTCAGGTTTTGCGCTAGTCCCTGTACCTACTGGGAATTAACACAGACTTCTTGCTCTCCAGGAACATAGAgtccacaaagaaaaagaagattccaATATCTGTGTTTTCAGTGGAGTTTCTTCTCTAGCTTGCAGGGCCCAGGGACTTCAGAAGGAATTAGTGCCTGTGATGTGACTTGCAGGAAAATGGCAGTTGAAGTAGGACCATTATTTATAGAGAATTTGTCcactttgtgattttgttttcatagttAGGGAATCTGTGGCACAGTGGCCCATGGGCTGGAGGAGGTGAGGACAAGCCAGAAGACTTTATTCCTCTTTTAATCCTGCTTTAACCTGAGcaactttgcttttatttatttttattgaacttCCAAGTTAGATTTTGTTTGAGAAGAGTTTTTTGGATTCATACAATAGAGAACTAAATCTTGCTGTTGTAATTTGTTGTTTCAACTCTCTTTTTAGttagtgtgtttttatttcttttataagaatGGCATATAAATTAATTCATTCCATGTACACTCAGCTATTGTATTTCTAGTGCTGCTTGAATGTCTTAGGCTTCCAGTTTGTGAGGAACAGAAACGTGTTCATATAATCTTGAGGAGTGTGGGTTTGGTTAGGATATAGAGGGAGGAAAGGAATCTCATGAACTAATTCATTTGCCTCATAGAACTGGAAATTTAGGATATAGCTTCTCTATAATTCCAACAGCATTTTAACGTTTGTGGTTTCTCAATGACATTTGTTCCaatccctcttccctctctgtcaTTCCTTTAATTTGGCTTCTCTTCGTTTGGTTCCCACTGCTTCCTTAtacctttacttttttctttctttttttttaatttgagtatagttgacacacaatgttacattcgtttcaggtgtacaaggtagtgatttgacaagtttatacattatgctaggCTCAacacaagtgtagctatcatctgtcaccataccaaGTATTAccatatcattgactgtattccttatgctgtgccttttattcccgtgacttattcattccacaactgcAAGTTTTATACCAGTTATGCTTTACTCTTGACCACTATGTCTTCACCTTCTCTTTGCCTCAGAATTGCTGTGGAGAGGCTCCTAACTCTCACACATGTGTGTTAACTGCTTTTTCATGCCTGGTCTTGGGCTGGATATTATTGGATTGATTAGGTACAGTTTCatgtagtttttaaagttttgtgcCAGAGCCATCCTAGACAACTGTTTATCCTGTGTAATCTCCTTTCAGCTCAGGCACTGATCCTTAGGCTGTTTCACTGTGAATAAGGGCAACAGACTACTTTGTTTACTTACACACTTGCAATAATAACTTGTAACATTTTCTGAGCACTTGCTACATACTCATCATTTTCTgaacattttacatgtatttattttaatctcataACAATCTTAtgaagtaggtgctattattaaccccattttacaaattggaaaccaaggcacaggggTTGGGGGAGCTAATTAACTTGTCCAAATGGTACATAGTTTATAGCATTTTCAGGATGTGAACTTGGTCAGTCTGACCTTGGATTCCAGGCTCTCAGTTGTTAAATTCTGCCTGCTCATGAAAATTATTCATGACAGAATCAGGCTTTACTTAGAAATTATTCGTGATGCCCCTACCATACAGGGTAGGGTTGTATACTCAGAATTAGGTACCATTAACTATATGCCAACCACTTGAAGTGTTAAAGGCCTTTATGACGTAATTCTAAAGTGGAAAAGGATAGCCACAACAAGCAATGTAATCTTGTCATTTCACTTGGGTCTAATAATGCACTTCATCATTTATTTCCATAACTGAAACAATAAGCAGTTTAGAACACTGCTTCATCTATACCTATGAAAATTTCATACTGCTGAGGCAGGAAAATAACAGGCAACTTTTCGTATAAGCTAAgtctcatgatttaaaaaatgtattactgAAATTACTGTATTTCACTGGAAGAAACTCAGGTTTAATTTGTTCATCACTCCAGGTCTCCATTTATATCAGAAATAGAGGCCTGTTCGTTCACAGCTTCTTCAGGTCCACTCATCCTGTCCACATATAACTAATCCGATCTAAGTAAAGTTTATGAGGAATGACACCTCCACCATTTACCAATAACCAAAAACTTTTATCTTTCATTGAGAAGATGAGCAGACTaataaaatccagaaatggaAGCTGCCAGTGAGCTGAGGCCATTATACACAATGCTAGCTGTGAGACAAGATAACTTCTATCTTGCCTAGGTTTTATTGTTCCTGAAGCCTGTTCATTCCAGAATATGTATGATACTACTCAGTCTGTACTTGCCATCTACTTTTACTTGTATTCATCTGAAGTAGGTTTGTTCCTTGAAATCTAACGAGTCTTACTGTGTATGTCATCAGTATTGTAATTGATTACCTTTGGAATTCTAGAGTTACACTGTCAAATATTGTAGCCATTGCCCATATGTTGTTATTTaaattagttttgatttttacttttaatttaaaagttaattttaagttaaaagttaACTTCTTGGGCCTTATGTTTCCTTAGGGCACTTTTATCATGTGTCTTATGTATCTTAGTCTACTGAAAATTGgcactgttggggcgcctgggtggctcagttgttaagcatctgccttcggctcaggtcatgatcccaggatcctgggatcaagccccacgtcgggctccttgctcagcggggagtctgcctctccctcttccattccccctgcttgtgttccctctctcgctctgtctctctgtcaaataaataaataaaatcttgaaaaaaaaagaaaattggcacTGTTTGTTTCTTCTGGAAGTGGCCATATAGCTTAGTGACtaagtttgaatcccagcttctcCACTCACCAGTTGAGTGTATTTCCTCTCTGTGTTTCAGTGTTCTCAACTGTGAAGTGGTGACAGTAGTCCCTCCTTCATTAGATTGTTATGGGAATAgtatgagttaatatatgtaaagtgtttaTAACACCTACCACATAGTAGGGGCTAAAAAACATCttacaatgatgatgatgatgatgatgatggataACAGCATTGCTACCACTCTAGACTTCCAAAGGTAATCAGTCACAATACTGATGACATACACAGTAAGACTCGTTAGATTTCAAGGAACAAACCTAATTCAGATGAAAAAGTAGATGGCAAGTACAGACTGAGTAGTATCATACATATTCTGGAATGAACAGTGCCTCTGGCACTGAAGCCATTTGCTGGGCCTAGAGAAAtgacccccaaattcatattgtCAGGTGTGACTTGGCTATAGAAGATTCTGATTTATTAGGTCTGGATGGAGACCAGGAATCTGGTTTTTCAAAccatctctcctttccctcaaTATCCGCAACCTACCATGATTCTGATGCATAGCCAGTTTTGGAAACCACTAGCCCAGAGATTGGCTTCTAAGGGAACCAAGGTAAATATTAGCTCAAGACGTAATACAGGGGTGACTTGTAAACGttatgtgaagtgaaagaagccagtcacaagagaCCACATactgtgattccatttaaatgaaatgttcagaatagacaaatatagagagacagaaaatagtgTAGTGGTTACCTGGGGCTAGGAGGGGGAGGGAATGATGAGTGCTCATGGATATGGGATTTCTTTCTGGGGTGGTGAAAATGGTCTAAGCTAAGACTGTGGGGATAGTTTCACAACTGTAAATATACTATAAGTCATTGAATTCTACAGCTTAAATGAGTGAAATGTATGTTCATTATATTTCaataaggatatttttaaaaatagtcaataaGAAGTGAGAgaggataaatttttttttttttttttaatgggagggGGTAGTTGGGGAAACCAGGGGAAAGGGTGCAAACTGGATGCTtggaagaggtttttttttttttttaatcttttttttttttcctttattttattcacaaacacaaacataataatttaattatctgAAAGCCTTCTGGGAACTTCAACTCCTGGAAAACCGCCTTGTAAAggaaatatgtttaaaagaaaaaaaaaaaaacctttgagtTCAGAAAACACCTGCATTAAAGCCATGGACAGGAATAATTCAAAGATAAtggtcctaaaaaaaaaacaaacaaaaaacccccccaaaacaaaggTAATGGTCCTggagaaaatcctcaaaataaatcCAACTAAAATAGAGACCAAAGATTCATAGTAAAATACTCGAAaggaatgttttataaaaattcaagcCAAATGTTATATTTGACAAATCTTAGGTTATAATTCCAATTCAGCTAATTCTTAGAATAAATAACcaattgatgttttttttttccccttggaatAGACATAGCATAGATTTGTAGGAAATTGTATGGGTTGTGAGAAAGCACAATAAGACCTCCTTTACTTAATGTTTGACTTTCACAACAAATAAGtcagttttgtaaaaataattaaggaCTTAATCATTTTTCTCTATGGCCTTTCTTAGTTGTTTAATATTTAAGTCGTTATATGAAGCACCTGTTATCATtcctgtggtttttctttttggttgttaACTGGTCTGATCTTCAGACCAGTCATTGACTTTGCTTTTCATTGCAGCAATCTCCAGTATCACCTTTAAAGGTTTCCTGGGAGCCTATTATTTGCAAGATGTGCagtttcttttcataatttgtttGCATTGTGTTGTTGGATTATTTGTGAGAGCCTGATAAGAGCTGATGTTAACTGTTAATCAGGGAGGGATGAGTCAGGGGATTAATTTTATATGGGGACAAttcatgaatggatatttttatataatgacaCAGCTTTGTACCCCAGATAACAAATATTCATGTAAAATGGAGTACCTGTATTTATTGGATTGCTAATTTATTGGGGTGCTAACTCATATGCTGTTGACTCTTACTTAGTGtacagtttaaaaaacaaaatcatctatTCACAATGTAGTAGAAGTAGTAAGGTAGCTGAtgtggggtaggggtggagaTTGTGATTAGGTGGCACTGCCTGGTATTGAGGGAAGGGAACTGATTTCCTATATAGTAATGCATACTATAATTCTGTTTTACTTGTGGGGAAACCTACATCTAGAGAagctaagtaatttgctcaaaatAATACCACTGTTAGCTCAGTTGGGTCTATCTTATTCCAAAGtctgtattcttttaaaatactgtcttttctccatgcccagctcagagcccaatgcaggcctcgatctcatgaccctgagatcatgacctgagctgaaatcaagagtcagatgcttaacctactgagccacccaggtgccccacagtgcatcaatatttttgaaatggCCCATCATGAGAAAATTGTGCATGGATAAACTATCCATTGAAAATAAAGTAGACCCATGGATTTTATTGTAACAGAACCAAGAGTTCTTGTTATGGTTCAGAACAAAAGTTATTAATTAATATTGCACATTGAGACTTACTATAGAAACTACTACTTGTTTAGTTTTAGTGAAGAGTCAAAGAAAATGGTCCACAGTGACCTAAAAGGGTGTGACTGGATTTCCTTCATATCCTTGCCCCAAAAGACATACTGTAACAggttgaatgcagaagcagatatgagaatccagctgtcttccatGAAGCcaaacattaaagagatttaCAAAGAGGTAAAACAGTCCCACTTTTCTCAGTAAAAATTTTTCTGTTGGGAAACgtagttatttttttccattaaagtaTGTTatttatgttgtcacaaataaaataaaatactgtcttttcaCAAGAAGTTTAGATATCTGGAAAAGTCTGTCTCCTCACCAGCCAAAAAtatatgtgatttaaaattttgtataatttaGTCGAATGGCATTATAGAAAAATTGGTACTTGTATCAACTATTTATCAGACCTTAACAGTTGTAATAATAACTTACTTGATACTTGTTAGTTTACAAAAGCACTTTTACATCagaaatttcatgtaatttatgTAACAGTCCTGTGAAGTAATCATTTTACTAGTAGACTTGGGCTTGAAGTCTAAAAGGCAATTACATGAGGGCCCAGTTTTTTGACTTCTAGATCTTACTATTTTTCCATTATGCTACACAGCTTCCTTGTAGAATAACAGAAGCCCTACAAACATCCCTTTTGTAGCAGTAAAATAACCTCAAAACATTACCCTTCGTGATATCTGTTAGACTGGTTTACTATAtcagatttaaatatattttattaacattttaaaattgtggtatGTTCAAACTATATACCTTAACATTAATTTGTACGGATTTGGTAGCAATGTCTGTCCTTTACTTCCTAAcagttaatgatttatttttaagtggattggtttaaaatggaaatcagtataatctaatttttttttttttatctagtctCTGTAGAAGCTGAAATCCATCAATCACCGTTCTTCAAAATGCAATGGAATGTACCAAGGTCTGTATTCCGAGTGGCACATAGGACATGCATGGAACCACATAAAGCCAATCTTTTTGGACACTGTCAAAACATAAAGGGACCATTACTTTTGTATAAAGCTGAATCCAGAGTAGTTTTGGTACAGGGCCCTCAAAAACAATGGCTACATTTATCTGCTGTCCAGTGTGTTGCAAAGGAAAGGAAGCCATTCACTGCTCATCCACCCCAACCAGGGGTCCTTCACCATAAACAGTGGGAGCAAGATATTTTATCCAAGAGGGTTATGTCATCCAGTGCCACATCCCCTGGAACTCCTtcggaaaaaaaggaagaacctGATCCTTTACAAGACAAATCTATTAGTCTTTATCAAcgatttaagaaaacatttagacAATATGGAAAAGTTTTGATTCCAGTGCATCTAATAACTTCTGGTGTTTGGTTTGGAACAttttattatgcagccataaagtAAGTTTTTGCTTCGTTGAGCACCTTTCCCTGCTTTATCAGAATGTTAATCTTCTTAATTGTACTAATCAAAGCcttaaatagttttttaaatgctttaatgtCTTTAACTGTTGAGTGTGACTGCTTTTCATAGCTGTTTTTGACATTTTCATAGCTAAATTCGCTTACCATGTATAGCAGGCAGTATACGAAAATTTTAAactatatcatctcatttaatcctcacaactctatgaagtaggtaGTGTAATTATTCCCattatattaatgaaattaaggaagaatAAGTCAAAATAACAgctttttcccaaatattttggagTCTTATTTCAAAGCCCCTGCTCTTTATCACTATGCTCGTCTATCAACTTTAGCAtggcacagaaataaaataagagattttGGAAATTTGGCAGCACTATTGAGTTCTATacttatatatttcttaaagtgttcacaaatgtaaaaatatatctgTTATTTTGCCATATGTATGATTTTGGTAGGAAATTAGTGTGATGTTTTTGCCAAAGCCTGGCTAATATCTGttacagatacaaaaattaacaaattgcAGGCTTATGTTTTAGTGTTACCCACATCTGATATGTGTCAAGGTAAGGTCTATTGTTCTGATcagaagttaattttttgtgcacttaaaaaattGAGTGTAGATCTCATGATAGGTGTTCTTACCACAActaaaataaacttctaaataaAGTTAATTTGGTGGCCCTAGCCTGCAGGTATTGTAAAACACAGATATCTAAATGCACCCTTTTTTGTTAaatactcttcctttcttttaagtTAAGTTATATTATTTACAATGTTTTAGGAGCAGGGTACACATTGAAGCAGATCCCAATGATTTCCAGTTTGTTTCTGCCACTAGCAACTAAGGCGTTCTGACGTGTGCCTATTTGTTTGAATGTGCTGTGTGGGCTTTTTTTATATTAGCCTGGGCATGGCACAGCTGAATGAGCTCACCATCCTGAGGGCAATGAAATGGCACAATGGACCCCACTTTGAGTTTTAGTAAACTCAATCCTTATGGGGctagaattattttattctttccagaaGTCCATTGATTTTCAGTGTTTGGTTATATTTAATGGCTCAATAGTAAGGTATTAATTAATAAGATATGTCAGTTTTGTATGTAAAGCTCATTCCTTGGGATAAAGGTTattttttactaaattaaaagataatgaaatgaaGACTTACTCTTAGAAAACACAGGATTAGAAGTATTTCTTTACAAAAGttctgaaaggatttttttaCTTTGTGTAGTTGATGCTGTTCTGATTCTCTTCACATCTTTTTCTCCATTATCTTCCTAATAT includes:
- the FAM210A gene encoding protein FAM210A, which codes for MQWNVPRSVFRVAHRTCMEPHKANLFGHCQNIKGPLLLYKAESRVVLVQGPQKQWLHLSAVQCVAKERKPFTAHPPQPGVLHHKQWEQDILSKRVMSSSATSPGTPSEKKEEPDPLQDKSISLYQRFKKTFRQYGKVLIPVHLITSGVWFGTFYYAAIKGVNVIPFLELIGLPDSIVNILKNSQSGNALTAYALFKIATPARYTVTLGGTSFTVKYLRNRGYMSTPPPVKEYLQDRMEETKELLTEKMEETKDRLTEKLQETKEKVSFKKKVE